A region of Ferruginibacter albus DNA encodes the following proteins:
- a CDS encoding YtxH domain-containing protein, producing MGTSRKVLTAVAVGAAVGAVLGILFAPDKGTETRKKIAERGKKFSDDVHNKWEKGKEYFNHAKNGKEETAI from the coding sequence ATGGGTACAAGTCGTAAAGTCCTTACTGCTGTAGCGGTAGGAGCTGCAGTAGGTGCTGTTTTAGGAATATTATTTGCTCCTGATAAAGGCACAGAAACAAGAAAGAAAATAGCAGAACGTGGAAAAAAATTCTCAGATGACGTACATAATAAATGGGAAAAAGGGAAAGAATATTTTAATCACGCTAAGAACGGTAAAGAAGAAACTGCTATTTAA
- the pfkA gene encoding 6-phosphofructokinase → MSNKVTKIGVLTSGGDSPGMNAAIRAVVRTGLYYGLEVYGIMRGYQGMVDDDIFPMESKSVANIIQRGGTILKTARCKEFYEPEGRKKAYANLKKRGIDGLVIIGGDGSFRGGKKLSEEFDIPSVGIPGTIDRDIVGTDFTIGFDTAVNTAVGAIDKIRDTMDAHDRMFIIEVMGRDAGFIALHSGIATGAEHIIIPERKTDIVEVIKSLQEKEKRKKLVNLIIVAEGDDEFGGAVGVNNIIKQHMPDLDTRICVLGHIQRGGSPTCLDRVVASRMGYNAVECLISGAHNVMIGIKENRINHTPFEKASKLKTRVNEEWMKIVKILAS, encoded by the coding sequence ATGTCGAACAAAGTAACTAAGATTGGAGTGTTAACATCCGGCGGAGACTCACCGGGAATGAATGCAGCCATACGTGCAGTAGTACGTACCGGCTTATACTATGGATTGGAAGTTTACGGAATTATGAGAGGCTACCAGGGAATGGTGGATGATGATATATTCCCTATGGAAAGTAAAAGTGTTGCCAACATTATTCAACGCGGCGGCACTATTTTAAAAACTGCCCGTTGTAAAGAATTCTACGAACCCGAAGGAAGAAAAAAAGCATACGCTAATTTAAAAAAACGCGGTATAGATGGGTTAGTAATTATTGGTGGCGACGGTTCCTTTCGTGGTGGTAAAAAATTAAGCGAAGAGTTTGATATACCAAGTGTCGGTATTCCCGGTACAATTGACAGGGATATTGTAGGTACCGATTTTACCATCGGCTTTGATACAGCTGTCAATACTGCTGTTGGCGCCATTGATAAGATCCGTGATACGATGGATGCACACGATCGTATGTTCATTATTGAAGTAATGGGACGTGACGCAGGTTTTATTGCATTGCACAGTGGTATTGCCACCGGTGCAGAACATATCATTATTCCTGAAAGAAAAACAGATATTGTTGAAGTAATAAAATCTTTACAGGAAAAAGAAAAACGTAAAAAGCTGGTAAACCTCATCATTGTTGCCGAAGGTGATGATGAATTTGGTGGGGCAGTAGGCGTTAACAATATCATCAAGCAACACATGCCGGATCTTGATACAAGGATCTGCGTATTGGGTCATATTCAACGTGGTGGCTCTCCTACCTGCTTAGACAGAGTAGTTGCAAGCCGCATGGGTTATAATGCCGTAGAGTGTTTGATCAGCGGCGCTCATAACGTAATGATCGGTATCAAAGAAAACCGCATCAATCATACTCCATTTGAAAAAGCATCTAAACTAAAAACAAGAGTGAATGAGGAATGGATGAAAATTGTGAAGATTCTTGCATCATAA
- a CDS encoding ArsR/SmtB family transcription factor — protein MMGATKTDHFTDKQNAIATLAKALGHPARIAIMEYLMKVESCICGDIVSELPLAQPTISQHLKELKNAGLIKGNIEGTSVCYCIDEKGIAKLKDYFGNISIKLEKKNTCC, from the coding sequence ATGATGGGGGCTACTAAAACAGACCATTTTACAGACAAGCAGAATGCCATTGCAACGCTTGCAAAAGCATTGGGACATCCTGCAAGAATTGCCATTATGGAATACCTGATGAAAGTAGAATCCTGTATTTGCGGCGATATTGTTTCTGAATTACCGTTGGCACAGCCTACTATTTCGCAACATTTAAAAGAATTGAAAAATGCAGGCTTAATAAAAGGAAATATTGAAGGAACCTCCGTTTGTTATTGTATTGACGAAAAAGGGATCGCTAAGCTCAAAGATTATTTTGGAAATATTTCTATCAAACTTGAAAAGAAAAATACCTGTTGCTAA
- a CDS encoding phage holin family protein, with translation MQEILARFEQLFSHIKEYVDNRITTIKLSIAEKVSKLIAGLLAAMVAIFFILLFVVFAGVGLAYIIAKWTGEVYAGFLIVGFLFLLLGIIIWFAKEKLLRIAIMNVIIKAIFSDKDDEV, from the coding sequence ATGCAAGAGATTTTGGCCAGGTTCGAGCAACTGTTTTCGCATATTAAAGAGTATGTGGACAATCGTATAACGACTATCAAGTTGAGTATTGCAGAAAAAGTTTCTAAGCTGATAGCCGGCTTATTGGCTGCAATGGTGGCAATTTTTTTCATTCTTCTTTTTGTGGTATTTGCAGGGGTAGGGCTTGCATACATTATCGCAAAATGGACAGGCGAAGTGTATGCAGGCTTTTTAATTGTAGGATTTTTGTTTTTACTCTTGGGTATAATAATATGGTTTGCAAAAGAAAAATTGTTGCGCATAGCCATCATGAATGTAATAATAAAAGCTATTTTCTCTGATAAAGATGATGAAGTTTAA
- the pyk gene encoding pyruvate kinase: protein MSKHIGKYLHKQMDNKAGFQHSIKRTKIVATVGPACSTYDQLLDLVKAGVNVFRLNFSHGAYDSKKEVIDNIRQINKTEPYNIAILGDLQGPKLRVGDLEDGKIELKPGMEIIFSTEKVVGTKEKVYVSYSMLAQDVKKGERIFLDDGKMEVAVKEILNDKEVLVSVTLGGTLLPKKGVNLPDSALTMPALTPKDIEDLDFIIEQDLDWVALSFVRKAEDIIDLKNRLKARGSKIKTISKIEMPEALKNLRDIIVESDGIMVARGDLGVEVPIEQVPFIQKEIIRKCMHRAKPVIVATQMMESMMDRTKPNRSEVTDVANAVLEGADAVMLSGETAMGQYPTLVVEMMTKIIREVESKDYDYDRDDILAPQPHSPSFLSDAVCYSACKLAQDVSADALVGMTQSGYTGFMLSSYRPKAPLYIFSKERTLINQLSLSWGVRAFYYTEEVSLDDIIFDQINILKERGFLKQGDVVVNTGSTPIEHHLPTNTVKITKID from the coding sequence ATGAGTAAGCATATTGGTAAATACCTGCACAAGCAGATGGATAATAAAGCAGGATTTCAACATTCTATTAAAAGAACAAAAATTGTTGCCACAGTAGGCCCCGCCTGTAGCACCTACGATCAACTGTTAGACCTGGTAAAAGCAGGTGTAAACGTTTTTCGTTTAAATTTCTCACATGGCGCTTATGATTCAAAGAAAGAAGTAATTGATAACATCCGCCAGATAAATAAAACAGAGCCTTATAACATTGCTATACTTGGCGATCTGCAGGGACCTAAATTAAGAGTGGGTGACCTGGAAGATGGAAAGATCGAATTAAAGCCAGGAATGGAAATAATCTTCTCCACAGAAAAGGTTGTCGGCACTAAAGAAAAAGTATACGTATCGTATTCAATGCTCGCCCAGGATGTAAAAAAAGGCGAGCGTATTTTTTTAGATGATGGCAAGATGGAAGTAGCGGTTAAAGAAATTCTGAATGATAAAGAAGTTTTAGTCAGTGTTACATTAGGCGGAACATTATTACCTAAGAAAGGAGTTAATCTTCCTGACTCTGCATTAACGATGCCTGCATTAACACCAAAAGACATTGAAGATCTTGATTTTATCATTGAGCAAGATTTGGATTGGGTCGCTCTTTCTTTTGTTCGTAAAGCAGAAGACATTATCGATCTAAAGAACAGATTAAAAGCAAGAGGAAGTAAAATAAAAACCATCTCTAAAATTGAAATGCCCGAAGCATTAAAAAATCTTCGTGACATTATAGTTGAAAGCGATGGTATCATGGTTGCCCGTGGCGACTTGGGAGTGGAAGTTCCTATTGAACAGGTTCCTTTTATTCAAAAAGAGATCATCCGTAAATGTATGCACCGTGCAAAACCGGTAATTGTTGCTACGCAGATGATGGAAAGCATGATGGACAGAACCAAACCTAACCGCAGTGAAGTGACCGACGTTGCCAACGCTGTATTGGAAGGCGCTGATGCAGTAATGCTAAGCGGTGAAACAGCCATGGGACAATATCCTACTTTAGTGGTAGAGATGATGACAAAGATTATTCGTGAAGTAGAAAGCAAAGATTACGATTATGATCGTGATGACATATTAGCTCCTCAACCCCACTCTCCTTCTTTCTTAAGTGATGCGGTTTGTTACAGTGCTTGTAAACTGGCACAGGATGTTAGTGCAGATGCTTTGGTAGGTATGACACAAAGCGGTTATACCGGTTTTATGTTGAGCAGCTATCGTCCGAAAGCTCCGTTGTACATTTTCAGTAAAGAAAGAACATTGATCAATCAATTGAGCTTAAGCTGGGGCGTACGTGCTTTTTATTATACAGAAGAAGTAAGCCTGGATGATATCATCTTTGACCAGATCAATATTTTAAAAGAAAGAGGATTTTTGAAACAAGGGGATGTAGTGGTGAATACGGGTAGTACACCGATCGAACATCACTTACCTACCAACACTGTTAAGATTACCAAGATCGATTAA
- a CDS encoding arsenate reductase ArsC, with amino-acid sequence MKKILVLCTGNSCRSQIAEGYLRFFAGDKAAVYSAGVETHGVNPKAIATMKEDGMDISHHTSNNVNEYTNIDFDFVITVCDNAKERCPVLPSNARKFHYNFPDPAKATGTEEEINEQFKKVRGMIKEYCREFVKNNL; translated from the coding sequence ATGAAAAAAATTTTAGTGCTCTGCACCGGCAATAGCTGCAGAAGCCAGATAGCAGAAGGTTACCTGCGTTTTTTTGCAGGAGATAAAGCAGCTGTTTACAGCGCAGGAGTTGAAACACATGGTGTAAATCCCAAAGCCATTGCTACTATGAAAGAAGATGGGATGGACATCTCTCATCATACTTCCAATAACGTAAATGAATATACCAACATCGACTTTGATTTTGTAATTACCGTTTGTGATAATGCAAAAGAACGTTGTCCCGTTTTACCATCCAATGCCAGGAAGTTTCATTACAATTTTCCCGACCCAGCAAAAGCTACAGGAACAGAAGAAGAAATAAACGAACAGTTTAAAAAAGTACGTGGAATGATTAAAGAGTATTGCAGAGAATTTGTAAAGAATAACTTATAA